In a single window of the Heliangelus exortis chromosome 1, bHelExo1.hap1, whole genome shotgun sequence genome:
- the SERHL2 gene encoding serine hydrolase-like protein 2: protein MFSELKFPVPWGHVAAKAWGPSGGHPVLCLHGWLDNANTFDKLIPLLPRDCYYVAMDFSGHGLSSHRPAGSPYHFLDYVSDVRRVAAALQWRRFTLMGHSMGGSVAGMFSFLYPEMVDKLILLENLGFLLAPEDTEAWLKSKRMVIDRLLSLEAKQQTPKARSPEAALQRLLEANRHLTAEGGAILLQRGATETPAGLVYNRDMRVRTQSRESFTVEQCVKLLQKIQDRVLIIVAQDGLLVPHKLDNRNHFVKALREAFESTLKEHIQLVEVPGSHFVHLNEPEVVSGIISNFLRAHNTRARL, encoded by the exons ATGTTCTCAGAGTTGAAGTTCCCTGTGCCCTGGGGCCATGTGGCAGCCAAGGCCTGGGGACCCTCAGGGGGACACCCCGTGCTGTGCTTGCACGGCTGGCTGGACAACGCCAACACCTTTGACAAGCTCATTCCACTGCTCCCCAGAG attGCTATTATGTGGCAATGGATTTTTCTGGCCATGGTTTGTCATCTCACCGACCTGCAGGCTCCCCCTACCATTTTCTGGATTATGTGAGCGATGTACGCCGGGTGGCAGCAG CCTTGCAGTGGAGACGGTTCACCCTGATGGGTCACAGTATGG GTGGATCTGTGGCAGGAATG TTCAGTTTCCTTTATCCTGAGATGGTGGACAAGCTGATCCTGCTGGAAAACCTTGGCTTTCTGCTGGCTCCAGAG GACACTGAGGCGTGGCTGAAATCAAAACGGATGGTGATTGACAGATTACTGAGCCTAGAGGCAAAGCAGCAAACTCCCAAAGCACGAAGCCCTGAAGCAGCATTGCAGAG GCTCTTAGAAGCAAACAGACatctgacagcagagggtggGGCAATCCTGCTGCAGCGAGGAGCAACTGAGACACCCGCTG ggCTGGTGTATAACAGAGACATGAGAGTCCGCACG CAGAGTCGAGAGTCCTTCACGGTGGAGCAGTGTGTGAAGCTCCTGCAGAAGATCCAGGACCGTGTTCTCATCATTGT AGCACAGGATGGACTCTTGGTGCCACACAAGCTAGACAACAGAAATCACTTTGTGAAGGCCTTGCGGGAGGCATTTGAATCTACCCTCAAAGAG CACATCCAGCTAGTAGAGGTGCCTGGGAGCCATTTCGTGCACCTGAACGAGCCTGAGGTGGTGTCTGGGATCATCAGCAACTTCCTGAGAGCACACAACACCAGAGCCAGGCTCTAG
- the RRP7A gene encoding ribosomal RNA-processing protein 7 homolog A produces MAPAKGRVVGVAPAGYTALAVKFGERQRSPHWLLVKEHQVRDGADTAHPPGRTLFVLNVPPYCNADSLSRLFSRCGRVQSVDVCEKPVPGEKKEKLESKFFTCKPVTGFQVAYVVFRKPAGVQAAKALSREGPLLISTESNPVKTGISKWISSYAASVVDREELKAEVDAYMQNYDKKMAEEEAKAAKEEGVPDEEGWVKVTRKGRKPGLPRTEAANLRVLEREKQKRARKELLNFYAWQHRETKREHIAQLRKKFEEDKQRIALMRAQRKFRPY; encoded by the exons ATGGCGCCGGCCAAAGGGCGTGTGGTCGGCGTGGCGCCGGCCGGCTACACGG CTCTGGCCGTGAAGTTTGGGGAGCGGCAGCGCTCGCCCCATTGGCTGTTAGTGAAGGAGCACCAGGTGCGGGACGGGGCCGACACCGCTCACCCGCCGGGTCGCACACTCTTCGTCCTCAACGTGCCCCCGTACTGCAACGCG GACTCGCTGTCGAGGCTCTTCTCCCGCTGCGGGCGCGTCCAGTCTGTGGATGTCTGTGAGAAGCCGGTgccaggggagaaaaaagaaaaactcgAGTCCAAATTCTTCACCTGCAAACCTGTAACG gGTTTTCAAGTAGCATATGTGGTGTTCAGGAAACCAGCTGGTGTCCAGGCAGCCAAGGCCCTGTCACGAGAGGGCCCCTTGCTGATCTCAACAGAGAGTAACCCTGTGAAAACTGGCATTAGCA agTGGATCTCCAGCTATGCAGCCTCAGTCGTGGATCGGGAAGAGCTGAAGGCTGAGGTGGATGCCTACATGCAAAACTATGACAAAAAGATGGCAGAG GAAGAAGCCAAAGCAGCCAAGGAGGAGGGTGTTCCAGATGAGGAGGGTTGGGTGAAGGTAACGCGGAAGGGCCGGAAGCCCGGCCTGCCCCGGACAGAGGCTGCCAACCTGCGGGTGctggagagggagaagcagaaaagagcCCGCAAAGAGCTGCTCAACTTCTATGCCTGGCAGCATCGTGAGACCAAGAGGGAGC ACATTGCCCAGTTGAGGAAGAAATTTGAGGAGGACAAGCAGAGAATTGCCTTGATGCGAGCCCAGCGCAAGTTTCGGCCATACTAG